In one window of Frigoriglobus tundricola DNA:
- a CDS encoding sugar phosphate isomerase/epimerase family protein — protein MKPLRIGIVVESTGLDVRPALVAAARMGAQGIQVDALRDLAPDGLGATGRREFRNLLRSFDLELAALNVPLRRGLDVAEDLQPRLERVRKSMQLAFDLGARRIVVACPKLPDDPATPRANLMRESLAALGTYGDRIGCVVALEVGYDPSEKVKAYLAGFDTGSLKVTYDPANFLLHGHDPLANLMPLAGLLAHVHARDARSAGLSRGLQEVPVGAGDTDWMAFTATLQVLEYDGFLVVEREQGEDKLNDVINGVTFLKRFALPV, from the coding sequence ATGAAGCCTCTTCGCATCGGTATCGTCGTCGAATCGACCGGTTTAGACGTGCGTCCGGCGCTCGTCGCCGCCGCGCGAATGGGTGCGCAGGGCATCCAGGTCGATGCCCTGCGCGACCTCGCGCCGGACGGCCTCGGGGCCACCGGGCGGCGCGAGTTCCGCAACCTGCTCCGCTCCTTCGATCTGGAACTCGCCGCGCTCAACGTTCCGCTGCGCCGCGGGCTGGACGTGGCTGAAGACCTGCAACCGCGCCTCGAACGCGTCCGCAAGAGCATGCAACTCGCGTTCGACCTCGGCGCGCGCCGGATCGTGGTGGCCTGCCCGAAGCTCCCGGACGATCCCGCCACGCCGCGGGCGAACCTGATGCGCGAGTCGCTGGCGGCGCTCGGCACTTATGGCGATCGGATCGGCTGCGTTGTCGCGCTCGAAGTGGGTTACGACCCGAGCGAGAAGGTGAAAGCGTACCTGGCCGGCTTCGACACGGGGAGCCTGAAGGTAACTTACGACCCGGCGAACTTCCTTCTACACGGCCACGACCCGTTGGCCAACCTGATGCCACTCGCCGGGCTGCTGGCGCACGTCCACGCCCGTGACGCCCGCTCGGCGGGGTTGAGTCGCGGGCTCCAGGAGGTGCCGGTCGGGGCCGGCGACACCGACTGGATGGCCTTCACCGCAACACTTCAGGTATTGGAGTACGACGGGTTCTTGGTGGTGGAACGCGAGCAGGGCGAGGACAAACTGAACGATGTGATCAACGGCGTGACGTTTCTGAAGCGGTTCGCGCTGCCGGTCTGA
- a CDS encoding HYExAFE family protein codes for MKSDNHYEAAFDAYLRERGAAVVPVVEARRSYLDPGEVKSSDFIVVAPHDAKLVVDVKGRKFAGPTKCGKPRTTWQNWCEREDVESLVRWADRFGGGFRGVLAFVYDLALHVELPAGTPDQFVFRGRVYLLRGVAVTDYRAHMRTRSPRWGTVHMLTDDFRSLVKPISHFLAPARDVVECSADGAGRAES; via the coding sequence ATGAAGTCCGACAACCACTACGAAGCGGCGTTCGACGCGTACCTACGCGAGCGCGGGGCCGCGGTCGTTCCCGTGGTGGAGGCGCGGCGCAGTTACCTCGACCCCGGCGAGGTGAAGTCGTCGGACTTCATCGTTGTCGCCCCGCACGACGCGAAACTCGTGGTGGACGTGAAGGGGCGCAAGTTCGCCGGCCCGACCAAGTGCGGGAAGCCGCGAACCACCTGGCAGAACTGGTGCGAGCGCGAAGACGTCGAGAGCCTCGTCCGCTGGGCCGACCGGTTCGGCGGCGGGTTCCGCGGCGTCCTGGCGTTCGTCTACGACCTCGCCCTTCACGTCGAGTTGCCCGCCGGCACGCCCGATCAGTTCGTTTTCCGTGGTCGGGTGTACCTGCTCCGCGGGGTGGCGGTGACCGACTACCGCGCGCACATGCGCACCCGCAGCCCGCGGTGGGGGACCGTTCACATGCTGACGGACGACTTCCGCTCACTGGTCAAGCCGATCTCGCACTTCCTCGCGCCCGCGCGAGACGTTGTAGAATGCAGCGCAGACGGTGCGGGCCGTGCGGAGAGCTGA